One genomic window of Quercus lobata isolate SW786 chromosome 9, ValleyOak3.0 Primary Assembly, whole genome shotgun sequence includes the following:
- the LOC115959574 gene encoding zinc finger BED domain-containing protein RICESLEEPER 2-like, with protein MTDASPMRIDGSTTGHGDSGGNTTADTSSQGNQGLTTPCPPNVSTTAEAATKGRKRSWVWEHFTMVGGGDSKKARAACKYCGTDYAATSANGTKNLIAHILKQCKKYPNSIGKSQSTLAFEFTTDGGSGDLFAVPFSVEDCRRALVEMVILDELPFRIVEGEGFKRFMRVVCPKWTTNKIPSRMAIARDCFNVFLREKKKLGKALRGQRICLTTDTWTSVQNLNYMCLTVHFIDDNWTLHKRIINFCVVDNHKGVTLGRAVESCLFQWKLKKILTLTVDNASSNSSLIEFLKDKTKEKKDTLLENEFLHVRCYAHILNLIVHEGLKELDESIAKIRNVVRYVRSSPQRWSKLQACAERETISSKSQPCLDVPTRWDFTYMMLDKAQKFQKAFERLEEVDKNFLPTLREGEEDEDGDDGNCGQSKKGKNVFGPPEREDWIKVRLFVKFLQLFYDAALRFSGSKAVTANQFVPELMLIRDTIEEECLNENESLKKMAMDMKSKFNKYWENLDNQNLLLYVAVVLDPRYKLRYVHFAFKGLYHDISKVDEKTEQVKDALVRMYEAYLKNEKGRDAQNNMSTQLSQGSSGSSSSGPLSVRRSLRMAQFMREIEEENSLEKKSEVERYLEEGLAKLDGYFDILNWWKANSCRFPVLSLVARHVLAIPVSTVASESAFSIEGRVLDPFRSSLSPRMVEGLLCAQDWLRSSSTPISLQKALEDVEEFEKLDSELGELTIADEENPNASLVKQQQQQQQQQEVPTLTWPENSELDLDWIKNLISTFDWSSKNLPPSEFQSVLPVQVFDTLILAASKILHEEPNCLTIDPDKSSTAVVVGDIHGQMHDLIFLLKQAGFPSQNQFFVFNGNYVNHGAWGLETFLLLLAWKVFMPDRVFLLRGNHESKYCTSVYGFEKEVLTKYGEKGEHVYQKCLGCFEGLPLASVIAGCVFTAHGGLFRSIPLTQSKTSKGKKKSRKLSSNSEPESLSLGSLEELSRARRFVLDPPVEGLNLIPGDVLWSDPSMTLGLSLNKERNIGLLWGPDCTEDFLKKFNLKLIIRSHEGPDVREKRTGFGGMDEGYTIDHVVESGKLITVFSAPDYPQFQATEERYKNKGAYIVLEPPNFDNPNFYSFEAIAPRPQVNPYYDYVNVIDSNKELDLASMDPIEELP; from the exons atgACTGATGCAAGCCCCATGCGCATTGATGGGAGCACCACTGGCCATGGTGATAGTGGTGGAAATACAACAGCTGATACGTCATCACAAGGGAACCAAGGCCTTACTACTCCATGCCCACCCAATGTGAGTACTACTGCTGAAGCTGCTACTAAGGGTAGAAAAAGATCTTGGGTTTGGGAACATTTTACTATGGTTGGAGGTGGAGATTCTAAAAAAGCAAGAGCGGCTTGTAAGTATTGTGGGACTGATTATGCAGCTACTAGCGCAAATGGGACAAAAAACTTGATTGCACACATTTTAAAGCAATGCAAGAAATACCCAAATAGCATAGGTAAGAGCCAAAGCACCCTAGCATTTGAATTTACTACTGATGGAGGTAGTGGTGATCTTTTTGCAGTACCTTTTAGTGTTGAGGATTGTAGGCGAGCATTAGTTGAGATGGTGATCCTAGATGAGCTTCCATTTAGGATTGTGGAGGGTgaaggttttaagagatttatgcGTGTAGTTTGTCCCAAGTGGACTACAAATAAAATACCAAGTCGGATGGCAATTGCAAGAGATTGTTTCAATGTCTTTTTGagggaaaagaagaagctagGGAAAGCTCTTAGGGGCCAAAGAATTTGCCTTACCACAGATACTTGGACATCTGTGCAAAATTTAAACTATATGTGTCTGACGGTACACTTTATTGATGACAATTGGACATTGCACAAAAgaataatcaatttttgtgTAGTGGACAACCACAAAGGTGTCACACTTGGAAGGGCAGTCGAATCGTGTTTGTTTCAATGGAAGCTGAAGAAGATTCTTACTCTTACTGTTGACAATGCAAGTTCCAATAGTAGTTTGATTGAGTTCTTGAAGGATAAGACGAAAGAAAAGAAGGATACTCTTTTAGAAAATGAGTTCTTGCATGTCAGATGTTATGCTCATATTTTGAATCTTATAGTTCATGAGGGGTTAAAAGAACTGGATGAGTCGATAGCAAAGATAAGGAATGTTGTGAGGTATGTAAGATCTTCACCACAAAGGTGGAGTAAACTTCAGGCATGTGCGGAGAGGGAGACAATATCAAGTAAAAGTCAACCTTGCCTAGATGTACCAACAAGGTGGGACTTTACTTACATGATGTTGGATAAggcccaaaaatttcaaaaggcGTTTGAAAGATTGGAGGAGGTCGACAAGAATTTCCTCCCTACTTTGAGAGAGGGGGAGGAGGACGAAGATGGTGATGATGGAAATTGTGGGCAAAGTAAGAAAGGTAAGAACGTTTTTGGGCCTCCGGAGAGGGAAGATTGGATCAAAGTTAGGTTGTTTGTGAAGTTCCTTCAACTTTTTTATGATGCTGCATTGCGGTTTTCAGGCTCCAAGGCTGTTACTGCAAACCAATTTGTTCCAGAATTGATGTTGATTCGAGATACAATCGAAGAGGAGTGTTTAAATGAGAATGAGTCATTGAAGAAAATGGCGATGGatatgaaatcaaaatttaataaatattggGAGAATCTTGACaatcaaaatttattgttgtaTGTTGCAGTTGTTCTTGATCCTCGATACAAATTGCGATATGTTCATTTTGCTTTTAAGGGACTCTATCATGATATTTCTAAGGTGGATGAGAAGACAGAACAAGTGAAAGATGCTTTGGTTCGAATGTATGAAGCATACCTGAAAAATGAGAAGGGAAGGGATGCACAAAATAATATGTCTACACAATTGTCGCAGGGGTCAAGTGGAAGTAGTAGCAGTGGGCCTTTGAGTGTGAGACGATCTTTGAGGATGGCTCAATTTATGAGAGAAATTGAGGAGGAGAATTCTTTAGAGAAGAAGTCTGAGGTGGAAAGGTATTTAGAAGAGGGTTTGGCAAAACTTGATGGatattttgatatattgaaTTGGTGGAAGGCTAATTCTTGTAGATTTCCTGTGCTTTCCTTGGTTGCTCGTCATGTTCTTGCAATCCCTGTATCAACTGTAGCTTCTGAATCTGCATTTAGCATAGAAGGCCGTGTGCTTGATCCTTTTCGCAGCTCTTTGTCTCCTAGGATGGTTGAGGGCCTCCTTTGTGCGCAAGATTGGCTTCGTTCTTCTTCTACTCCAATAAGCCTTCAAAAGGCACTGGAAGatgttgaggaatttgaaaagctTGACTCAG aACTTGGTGAACTTACGATTGCGGATGAAGAAAATCCTAATGCATCACTAGTAAaacaacagcagcagcagcagcaacaacaagaAGTACCAACGCTAACATGGCCAGAGAATAGCGAGCTTGATCTTGATTGGATCAAGAATCTGATATCGACCTTTGACTGGTCTTCCAAGAATCTACCACCCTCGGAATTCCAGTCAGTACTTCCAGTTCAAGTCTTTGATACTCTGATTCTTGCCGCATCGAAGATCCTCCACGAGGAACCTAATTGTCTCACAATTGATCCTGACAAGTCGAGCACTGCCGTTGTTGTCGGTGACATTCATGGCCAAATGCATGATCTCATCTTTCTATTGAAACAAGCTGGGTTTCCTTCTCAAAATCAATTCTTTGTATTCAATGGTAATTATGTCAATCATGGAGCTTGGGGCCTTGAGACTTTTCTTCTCTTGTTGGCCTGGAAG GTCTTTATGCCAGATAGAGTATTTCTTCTCCGTGGAAATCATGAATCCAAGTATTGCACCTCTGTTTATGGCTTTGAGAAGGAGGTGCTGACAAAATATGGAGAGAAAGGTGAGCATGTGTATCAGAAATGTTTGGGGTGCTTCGAAGGGCTTCCTTTGGCCTCTGTTATAGCGGGATGTGTATTTACCGCTCATGGAGGGCTTTTCCGCAGCATACCTTTGACCCAATCAAAGACATcgaaagggaagaagaagagtcGTAAACTAAGTTCCAACTCTGAGCCCGAGTCATTATCTCTTGGTTCTTTGGAGGAATTATCTAGAGCTCGAAGGTTTGTTCTTGATCCTCCAGTTGAAGGCTTAAATCTGATTCCTGGTGATGTGCTATGGTCAGACCCATCAATGACTCTTGGTCTTTCTCTGAATAAAGAGCGAAACATTGGACTATTGTGGGGTCCTGATTGCACTGAAGACTTCCTCAAAAAGTTCAATCTAAAG TTAATCATCAGATCACATGAAGGCCCTGATGTGAGGGAAAAGAGGACTGGTTTTGGAGGAATGGATGAAGGATATACCATTGATCATGTTGTGGAGTCAGGGAAGCTGATCACTGTGTTTAGTGCTCCAGACTACCCGCAGTTTCAG
- the LOC115959822 gene encoding vacuolar protein sorting-associated protein 9A-like isoform X2, which translates to MEAAPSSSSTSTSTSTSSGGSVTFYDFLDRMRNPASLDLVRSIKSFIVSFSFYTPNPDNDGKKVQDFYLSMEAAIREHPLWAAATFEELDSAMEGLEKYVMTKLFSRTFASVPEDAKIDREVSEKICLLQTFLKPEHLDIPAVLHNEASWLLAEKELQKINTFKAPREKLLCIMNCCRVINNLLLNASMSENHALAGLDDFLPVLIYVTIKASSPCKNVNFSLFVARTKAKLVSEAAYYFTNLVSAKTFIVDLNGKSLSMDEIKFEESMQAARLTQTNRATQIEASPTLQGQTDPTLTRMHDKEKDTSGGSSYPYMDAEAGELTVGDVERLLSLYKDVVTKYTSLYKVVRHLSMSKTEIPHSEGTSFLLTQPEGTNTKIDHQRGN; encoded by the exons ATGGAGGCAGCACCTTCATcttcatcaacatcaacatcaacatcaacatcatcagGAGGGTCGGTCACATTCTATGACTTTCTTGATCGAATGCGAAACCCAGCTTCCCTCGATCTTGTCCGATCCATCAAAAg CTTCATTGTATCGTTTTCATTCTACACGCCCAACCCTGACAATGATGGGAAAAAGGTGCAAGACTTTTACTTGTCAATGGAAGCAGCCATTAGGGAACACCCATTGTGGGCAGCTGCTACTTTTGAAGAACTTGACTCTGCAATGGAG GGTTTAGAGAAGTATGTCATGACAAAGTTGTTTTCACGGACATTCGCTTCTGTTCCAGAGGATGCAAAGATCGATCGTGAAGTCTCAGAGAAAATATGTTTGTTGCAGACCTTCTTGAAGCCCGAGCATTTAGATATACCAGCAGTTCTTCACAATGAAGCTTCATGGCTG CTTGCAGAGAAAGAATTGCAGAAAATCAACACTTTCAAAGCCCCTCGTGAGAAGCTTTTGTGCATTATGAATTGTTGTAGGGTCATCAACAATTTGTTGCTCAATGCATCCATGTCAGAAAATCATGCCCTAGCAGGGCTAGATGACTTTCTTCCTGTTCTTATATATGTTACGATCAAGGCAAGCTCTCCTTG TAAGaatgttaatttttctttatttgtggCAAGAACTAAG GCCAAACTTGTCTCAGAAGCAGCTTATTATTTCACAAATCTTGTCTCAGCCAAGACATTTATTGTTGATTTAAATGGTAAATCTCTTTCCATGGATGAAATCAAGTTTGAGGAGAGCATGCAAGCAGCAAGATTGACACAGACCAATAGAGCGACACAAATAGAAGCCTCACCCACATTGCAAGGTCAAACAGATCCTACTTTAACAAGAATGcatgataaagaaaaagatactaGTG GTGGATCAAGTTATCCTTACATGGATGCAGAGGCCGGTGAACTGACAGTCGGGGATGTGGAGAGATTGCTGAGTCTGTACAAGGATGTAGTTACAAAATATACAAGTCTATACAAAGTTGTTAGACACCTTTCCATGTCCAAAACAGAAATTCCTCATTCAGAAGGAACCAGTTTTTTGTTAACACAGCCAGAGggaacaaatacaaaaattgatcATCAAAGAGGGAACTAA
- the LOC115959822 gene encoding vacuolar protein sorting-associated protein 9A-like isoform X1, whose product MEAAPSSSSTSTSTSTSSGGSVTFYDFLDRMRNPASLDLVRSIKSFIVSFSFYTPNPDNDGKKVQDFYLSMEAAIREHPLWAAATFEELDSAMEGLEKYVMTKLFSRTFASVPEDAKIDREVSEKICLLQTFLKPEHLDIPAVLHNEASWLLAEKELQKINTFKAPREKLLCIMNCCRVINNLLLNASMSENHALAGLDDFLPVLIYVTIKANPPQLHSNLKFIQLYRRQAKLVSEAAYYFTNLVSAKTFIVDLNGKSLSMDEIKFEESMQAARLTQTNRATQIEASPTLQGQTDPTLTRMHDKEKDTSGGSSYPYMDAEAGELTVGDVERLLSLYKDVVTKYTSLYKVVRHLSMSKTEIPHSEGTSFLLTQPEGTNTKIDHQRGN is encoded by the exons ATGGAGGCAGCACCTTCATcttcatcaacatcaacatcaacatcaacatcatcagGAGGGTCGGTCACATTCTATGACTTTCTTGATCGAATGCGAAACCCAGCTTCCCTCGATCTTGTCCGATCCATCAAAAg CTTCATTGTATCGTTTTCATTCTACACGCCCAACCCTGACAATGATGGGAAAAAGGTGCAAGACTTTTACTTGTCAATGGAAGCAGCCATTAGGGAACACCCATTGTGGGCAGCTGCTACTTTTGAAGAACTTGACTCTGCAATGGAG GGTTTAGAGAAGTATGTCATGACAAAGTTGTTTTCACGGACATTCGCTTCTGTTCCAGAGGATGCAAAGATCGATCGTGAAGTCTCAGAGAAAATATGTTTGTTGCAGACCTTCTTGAAGCCCGAGCATTTAGATATACCAGCAGTTCTTCACAATGAAGCTTCATGGCTG CTTGCAGAGAAAGAATTGCAGAAAATCAACACTTTCAAAGCCCCTCGTGAGAAGCTTTTGTGCATTATGAATTGTTGTAGGGTCATCAACAATTTGTTGCTCAATGCATCCATGTCAGAAAATCATGCCCTAGCAGGGCTAGATGACTTTCTTCCTGTTCTTATATATGTTACGATCAAG GCCAATCCTCCACAATTGCATTCTAACCTCAAATTCATCCAATTGTATCGGAGGCAGGCCAAACTTGTCTCAGAAGCAGCTTATTATTTCACAAATCTTGTCTCAGCCAAGACATTTATTGTTGATTTAAATGGTAAATCTCTTTCCATGGATGAAATCAAGTTTGAGGAGAGCATGCAAGCAGCAAGATTGACACAGACCAATAGAGCGACACAAATAGAAGCCTCACCCACATTGCAAGGTCAAACAGATCCTACTTTAACAAGAATGcatgataaagaaaaagatactaGTG GTGGATCAAGTTATCCTTACATGGATGCAGAGGCCGGTGAACTGACAGTCGGGGATGTGGAGAGATTGCTGAGTCTGTACAAGGATGTAGTTACAAAATATACAAGTCTATACAAAGTTGTTAGACACCTTTCCATGTCCAAAACAGAAATTCCTCATTCAGAAGGAACCAGTTTTTTGTTAACACAGCCAGAGggaacaaatacaaaaattgatcATCAAAGAGGGAACTAA
- the LOC115959822 gene encoding vacuolar protein sorting-associated protein 9A-like isoform X3, whose translation MEAAPSSSSTSTSTSTSSGGSVTFYDFLDRMRNPASLDLVRSIKSFIVSFSFYTPNPDNDGKKVQDFYLSMEAAIREHPLWAAATFEELDSAMEGLEKYVMTKLFSRTFASVPEDAKIDREVSEKICLLQTFLKPEHLDIPAVLHNEASWLLAEKELQKINTFKAPREKLLCIMNCCRVINNLLLNASMSENHALAGLDDFLPVLIYVTIKANPPQLHSNLKFIQLYRRQAKLVSEAAYYFTNLVSAKTFIVDLNGKSLSMDEIKFEESMQAARLTQTNRATQIEASPTLQGGSSYPYMDAEAGELTVGDVERLLSLYKDVVTKYTSLYKVVRHLSMSKTEIPHSEGTSFLLTQPEGTNTKIDHQRGN comes from the exons ATGGAGGCAGCACCTTCATcttcatcaacatcaacatcaacatcaacatcatcagGAGGGTCGGTCACATTCTATGACTTTCTTGATCGAATGCGAAACCCAGCTTCCCTCGATCTTGTCCGATCCATCAAAAg CTTCATTGTATCGTTTTCATTCTACACGCCCAACCCTGACAATGATGGGAAAAAGGTGCAAGACTTTTACTTGTCAATGGAAGCAGCCATTAGGGAACACCCATTGTGGGCAGCTGCTACTTTTGAAGAACTTGACTCTGCAATGGAG GGTTTAGAGAAGTATGTCATGACAAAGTTGTTTTCACGGACATTCGCTTCTGTTCCAGAGGATGCAAAGATCGATCGTGAAGTCTCAGAGAAAATATGTTTGTTGCAGACCTTCTTGAAGCCCGAGCATTTAGATATACCAGCAGTTCTTCACAATGAAGCTTCATGGCTG CTTGCAGAGAAAGAATTGCAGAAAATCAACACTTTCAAAGCCCCTCGTGAGAAGCTTTTGTGCATTATGAATTGTTGTAGGGTCATCAACAATTTGTTGCTCAATGCATCCATGTCAGAAAATCATGCCCTAGCAGGGCTAGATGACTTTCTTCCTGTTCTTATATATGTTACGATCAAG GCCAATCCTCCACAATTGCATTCTAACCTCAAATTCATCCAATTGTATCGGAGGCAGGCCAAACTTGTCTCAGAAGCAGCTTATTATTTCACAAATCTTGTCTCAGCCAAGACATTTATTGTTGATTTAAATGGTAAATCTCTTTCCATGGATGAAATCAAGTTTGAGGAGAGCATGCAAGCAGCAAGATTGACACAGACCAATAGAGCGACACAAATAGAAGCCTCACCCACATTGCAAG GTGGATCAAGTTATCCTTACATGGATGCAGAGGCCGGTGAACTGACAGTCGGGGATGTGGAGAGATTGCTGAGTCTGTACAAGGATGTAGTTACAAAATATACAAGTCTATACAAAGTTGTTAGACACCTTTCCATGTCCAAAACAGAAATTCCTCATTCAGAAGGAACCAGTTTTTTGTTAACACAGCCAGAGggaacaaatacaaaaattgatcATCAAAGAGGGAACTAA
- the LOC115959821 gene encoding PHD finger protein At1g33420 — MVVNERPMKRRIFADLYDFHTFPTTTNTTEEDEQPFRIKMRAFLEKHAHLTLAHSAAVLPSLFTWQLLLRVTSHSISHTTTTHTNNMLSLYVVEEDVTRISSSSSSSRNRRSVYCDHCCVAGWSGHPVCRKRYHLIIRAESGCGSLDDGCQDHNKSCSSCGAQLHLSESRCRSCNCVITADDLEDWAYNQFEDHTHLLHAVVHSNGYAHLLTVNGREGGSLFLSGRHIMDFWDRLSTSLAVRKVSVMDVSKKYGMEYRLLHSITKGHSWYGEWGYKFGAGSYALTQEAYQKAVDTISSMPLSPFLFQGRGPRTHVQAVIAFYQSLSDTEFETIKDLFSFLLSMIHKACKPLVPTTSKKPELSTSNVLCAWTRNDVECVQQAMMKVLLAAAGEASWVTRRALKGAMCKTASRELLDYSLKHLGGKVAANGLVVRSWYNPISSAVEFRLEPLSIVHGRFDLNSNYPSEEQIVCDLKLLYDSLLHPETMVNFRPPEMREHLIDSATKLLDCKQFMKDYEPDRMALTNPLSIQLWCYVEFSDKPKDDIAVPPELVVLPLNATVADLKSEATKTFQEVYAMFKRFRVEELPEFGSLDNSITMKFLVGYGASIRVQGRCPAKHGLSRFRMERGMESWTVDCTCGAKDDDGERMLACDTCGVWQHTRCAGIESFEEIPKKFICMRCFKLYSKESEKDSDSNLETKDAVLPSTSCRDKAVETNGPGVTSNTTLTFGVR, encoded by the exons ATGGTAGTGAACGAGAGGCCGATGAAGAGGAGGATCTTTGCCGATCTCTACGACTTCCATACCTTCCCCACCACTACCAACACCACCGAGGAGGACGAGCAGCCCTTCAGAATAAAGATGAGAGCTTTTCTGGAGAAACACGCCCACCTCACGCTCGCGCACTCCGCTGCCGTACTTCCCTCTCTCTTTACTTGGCAGCTACTGTTACGAGTTACCTCCCACAGTATCAGTCACACTACTACTACTCATACTAATAATATGCTCTCCCTCTACGTGGTCGAAGAGGATGTTACCCgcatatcatcatcatcatcatcatctcgcAATCGCAGATCCGTTTACTGTGATCATTGCTGTGTCGCTG gatgGAGTGGACACCCAGTGTGTCGTAAGCGATACCATTTGATAATACGGGCAGAGAGTGGGTGTGGGTCATTGGATGATGGATGCCAAGACCATAACAAGTCCTGTTCAAGCTGCGGAGCTCAACTCCATCTCTCCGAATCAAG GTGTAGAAGTTGCAATTGTGTGATAACGGCAGATGATTTGGAAGATTGGGCGTACAATCAATTTGAAGATCACACTCATCTCCTCCATGCTGTTGTTCACTCCAACGGTTATGCCCACCTTCTTACCGTCAATGGTAGAGAAGGCGGCTCCCTTTTTCTTTCCGGACGTCACATTATGGACTTCTGGGATAGGCTCTCTACATCGCTCGCTGTCAG GAAGGTTAGCGTGATGgatgtatcaaaaaaatatgGGATGGAGTATCGATTACTTCATTCAATCACCAAAGGTCATTCATGGTATGGTGAATGGGGTTACAAATTTGGCGCTGGAAGCTATGCTCTCACGCAGGAAGCTTACCAGAAAGCAGTAGATACAATATCCAGCATGCCCCTGTCCCCATTTCTATTCCAGGGGAGAGGACCCCGAACTCATGTGCAGGCTGTCATTGCTTTTTACCAGTCTCTATCAGACACTGAATTTGAAACAATCAAGgatcttttctcctttttattaAGTATGATCCATAAAGCATGTAAGCCATTGGTGCCAACTACATCTAAGAAGCCCGAACTCAGCACCTCTAATGTCTTGTGTGCATGGACAAGGAATGATGTTGAGTGCGTGCAACAAGCTATGATGAAGGTGCTACTTGCAGCAGCTGGTGAAGCCAGCTGGGTGACAAGGCGTGCCCTTAAGGGTGCAATGTGCAAGACAGCATCTCGGGAACTTCTTGATTACAGCCTTAAGCACTTGGGAGGCAAGGTGGCAGCCAATGGATTGGTGGTTCGTTCCTGGTACAATCCCATTTCCAGTGCAGTGGAATTCAG GCTTGAGCCTTTGAGTATTGTCCACGGCAGATTTGATTTAAATTCAAACTACCCATCAGAAGAGCAAATTGTTTGTGATCTCAAGCTTCTTTATGATTCACTTCTACACCCTGAAACCATGGTCAACTTTAGACCACCAGAAATGCGGGAACATCTTATTGACTCTGCAACTAAGCTTCTTGACTGCAAGCAATTTATGAAGGACTATGAGCCTGATAGAATGGCATTAACAAACCCTTTGTCTATACAACTCTGGTGTTATGTTGAGTTCTCAGATAAGCCTAAAGATGACATAGCTGTACCCCCAGAGCTAGTTGTCTTGCCCCTGAATGCCACAGTTGCTGATCTTAAGAGTGAAGCAACGAAAACCTTTCAAGAGGTATATGCCATGTTTAAAAGGTTTCGGGTGGAGGAATTGCCGGAGTTTGGATCTTTAGATAATTCAATTACAATGAAATTTTTGGTCGGATATGGTGCATCAATTCGAGTTCAAGGAAGATGCCCTGCCAAACATGGGCTAAGCCGTTTCCGGATGGAGAGGGGAATGGAGAGCTGGACAGTTGATTGCACCTGTGGGGCTaaggatgatgatggtgagagaATGTTGGCTTGTGACACATGTGGTGTTTGGCAGCACACAAGGTGTGCTGGGATTGAAAGTTTTGAAGAGATCCCAAAAAAGTTTATTTGTATGAGATGCTTTAAATTATACAGCAAAGAATCTGAAAAGGACTCTGATTCTAACCTTGAAACTAAAGATGCTGTGTTACCCAGCACATCTTGCAGGGACAAAGCAGTAGAAACTAATGGTCCTGGAGTTACCTCTAACACGACTTTGACATTTGGTGTGCGTTGA
- the LOC115959228 gene encoding probable beta-1,3-galactosyltransferase 8, with product MKMRGKPVSGRTILVICIASFLAGSLFTSRTWTWSSIHDHSQPQISIIPQLESVTQDCDHKRKLVEGKSGDIMGEVAKTHQAIQSLDKTISTLEMELAVARTRQTNGQFPIERKSNQNLQKAFVVVGINTAFSSKKRRDSVRETWMPRGAKLKKLEKDKGVVVRFVIGHSATPGGVLDRAIDAEEAEHKDFLRLKHVEGYHELSTKTRLYFSTAVSIWDADFYVKVDDDVHVNLGMLMSTLARYRSKPRIYIGCMKSGPVLSQKGVRYHEPEYWKFGEEGNKYFRHATGQIYAISKDLAAYISINLPILHRYANEDVSLGSWFIGLEVEHVDEHSMCCGTPPDCEWKVRMGNICAASFDWKCSGICKSVERMKDVHNSCGEGDGGIWNVDL from the exons ATGAAAATGAGGGGCAAACCAGTTTCAGGAAGAACCATTCTTGTAATATGTATTGCCAGCTTTCTGGCGGGTTCACTCTTTACTAGTCGGACATGGACATGGAGTAGTATTCATGACCATTCTCAACCTCAGATATCCATCATCCCACAGCTCGAGTCAGTGACACAAGATTGTGATCATAAGCGG AAATTGGTTGAAGGAAAATCTGGAGATATTATGGGAGAAGTGGCAAAGACCCATCAAGCCATCCA GTCACTGGataaaacaatttcaacattGGAAATGGAATTAGCCGTAGCCCGTACAAGGCAGACCAACGGACAATTTCCaatagaaagaaaatctaatcAGAATCTACAAAAGGCTTTTGTTGTCGTTGGAATTAATACAGCTTTTAGTAGCAAGAAACGCCGAGACTCAGTTCGAGAAACATGGATGCCTAGgg GAGCCAAACTGAAAAAATTGGAGAAGGACAAAGGGGTTGTTGTACGTTTCGTGATTGGACACAGCGCCACCCCAGGTGGGGTTCTTGATAGAGCAATCGATGCAGAAGAGGCTGAGCATAAGGATTTCCTTAGGCTCAAGCATGTTGAGGGCTACCATGAGCTATCTACCAAGACCCGCTTGTATTTTTCCACAGCTGTCTCTATCTGGGATGCCGATTTCTACGTGAAGGTGGACGATGACGTCCATGTCAATTTGg GTATGCTAATGAGTACACTCGCAAGGTACCGATCGAAGCCCAGAATTTATATTGGGTGTATGAAGTCCGGCCCAGTTCTATCTCAAAA GGGTGTGAGATATCACGAGCCAGAGTACTGGAAATTCGGGGAAGAAGGGAACAAGTATTTCAGGCATGCCACTGGACAAATCTATGCCATCTCCAAAGACCTTGCTGCCTACATCTCAATCAACTT GCCCATATTGCATAGATATGCAAATGAGGACGTGTCATTGGGCTCCTGGTTCATCGGATTGGAAGTTGAACACGTAGATGAGCATTCCATGTGCTGTGGGACACCTCCAG ATTGCGAATGGAAGGTACGAATGGGGAATATATGCGCGGCATCATTCGATTGGAAATGCAGTGGAATTTGCAAATCAGTGGAAAGGATGAAAGATGTGCATAACTCGTGTGGAGAAGGAGATGGTGGTATTTGGAACGTTGATCTttga